The following coding sequences are from one Oncorhynchus nerka isolate Pitt River linkage group LG6, Oner_Uvic_2.0, whole genome shotgun sequence window:
- the dusp1 gene encoding dual specificity protein phosphatase 1 → MCLYLTFDARRPPTMVIMEVPSIDAMSLRGLLEGEDPGCLVLDCRSFFSFNSSHIPGSTNVRFSTIVRRRARGGLGVGHIVPNEDTRNRLLSGEYQSVVFLDDRSLDFGQVKKDGTLMLAVTALCRNPCGTSFFFLKGGFDTFSSEYPEMCTKPSAPQGLSLPLSARPDSAEPGCSPCSTPLYDQGGPVEILPFLYLGSAYHASRKDMIDMLGITALINVSANCPNHFEESFQYKSIPVEDNHKADISSWFNEAIEFIDSIRNKGGRVFVHCQAGISRSATICLAYLMRTNRVKLDEAFEFVKQRRSIISPNFSFMGQLLRFESQLLATSSCSSEAGSPALGKSSTVFNFPVSIPVHGSAGHGQLSFLHSPITTSPSC, encoded by the exons ATGTGCTTGTATTTAACATTTGACGCCCGCCGCCCTCCTACTATGGTGATAATGGAAGTCCCCAGCATCGATGCCATGTCCCTCCGCGGGCTGCTGGAGGGGGAAGACCCGGGCTGTCTGGTCCTGGACTGCCGCTCATTCTTCTCCTTCAACTCCTCTCACATCCCGGGGTCAACCAACGTCCGCTTCAGTACTATAGTCCGCCGGAGGGCCAGAGGGGGGCTGGGGGTGGGACACATCGTGCCCAACGAGGACACGCGGAACCGGCTTCTCTCCGGGGAGTATCAGTCGGTAGTGTTTCTGGATGATCGGAGTTTGGACTTTGGCCAAGTGAAGAAGGACGGGACTCTAATGCTCGCCGTAACAGCTCTGTGCCGAAACCCGTGTGGGACTAGTTTCTTCTTTCTCAAAG GTGGTTTTGACACGTTCTCCTCGGAGTATCCAGAGATGTGTACCAAGCCGTCAGCTCCACAGGGACTCAGTCTGCCCCTCAGCGCCCGTCCAGACAGCGCCGAGCCCGGCTGCAGTCCATGCAGTACACCGCTCTATGACCAG gggGGTCCAGTGGAgatccttcccttcctctacctggGCAGTGCCTACCATGCCTCCAGAAAGGACATGATAGACATGCTAGGTATCACTGCTCTTATCAACGTATCAGCTAACTGCCCCAACCACTTTGAAGAGTCCTTCCAGTACAAGAGTATCCCCGTAGAGGACAACCACAAGGCTGATATCTCCTCCTGGTTCAATGAGGCGATAGAGTTTATCG actCCATCCGTAATAAAGGCGGTCGTGTGTTTGTCCACTGCCAAGCCGGCATCTCCCGCTCCGCCACCATCTGTCTGGCCTACCTGATGAGGACCAACCGCGTGAAGCTGGACGAGGCCTTTGAGTTCGTCAAGCAACGCCGCAGCATCATCAGTCCTAACTTCAGCTTCATGGGCCAACTGCTACGGTTTGAGTCCCAGCTCCTGGCTACTTCATCCTGCTCGTCGGAAGCCGGGAGTCCTGCCCTGGGGAAGAGCAGTACGGTCTTTAACTTCCCCGTGTCTATCCCCGTCCACGGCTCTGCTGGACACGGACAGCTCTCCTTCCTCCACAGCCCCATCACCACCTCACCAAGCTGCTAA